Proteins encoded by one window of Abyssisolibacter fermentans:
- a CDS encoding glycosyltransferase has protein sequence MSNYLRKKKVSVFIPAHNEQEIISKTLMSIFSQTVKPNKVVIICDNCTDNTIPIINEFKKTTKENVMIFETKNNTGRKAGALNQAFDKLKLKDYVLVMDADTLLDKNALKFGIKMLSKDKRLAAVCSRAGIIPYDGKSFWKKILWTIQHIEYGQFDSHRVETKGKIKVAHGMATLFRVDALKSVPIYRKKALNINSRIYLENSLVEDYEMTLCLKHNWRVATCMSMFAWTDVPLSIKELWIQRLRWLRGGVDALRVHYWNRVTVCEILNHWLFIFLMTLRIVALVFLVYYLFIYGFQGIKPAILIVLLLAYLDSVYRLKYVQDKTLIDYIIKLLIIPEIIYGWFQAIILVFSYVLSFCNIKQRW, from the coding sequence ATGAGTAACTATTTAAGAAAAAAAAAGGTTTCAGTGTTTATTCCAGCTCATAATGAACAAGAAATAATAAGTAAAACTTTGATGAGCATCTTTTCTCAAACAGTAAAGCCCAATAAAGTTGTTATTATATGTGATAACTGTACTGATAATACAATACCTATTATTAATGAATTCAAAAAAACTACCAAAGAAAACGTTATGATATTTGAGACAAAAAATAATACTGGAAGAAAAGCTGGCGCATTAAATCAAGCTTTTGATAAATTAAAATTAAAGGATTACGTTCTAGTCATGGATGCAGATACTTTACTTGATAAAAATGCATTAAAATTTGGAATTAAAATGCTTTCAAAAGACAAAAGATTAGCTGCTGTATGCTCTAGAGCAGGAATAATACCATATGATGGGAAATCGTTCTGGAAAAAAATACTTTGGACAATACAACATATTGAATATGGTCAATTTGATAGTCATAGAGTTGAAACTAAAGGAAAGATAAAAGTTGCTCATGGTATGGCAACATTATTTAGAGTTGATGCATTAAAATCTGTTCCTATTTATAGAAAAAAAGCACTAAATATTAATAGTCGTATTTATTTAGAAAATAGCCTAGTAGAAGATTATGAAATGACTTTGTGTCTAAAACATAATTGGAGAGTAGCAACCTGTATGAGTATGTTTGCGTGGACAGATGTTCCATTGAGCATTAAAGAATTATGGATACAAAGATTGCGTTGGCTTCGAGGTGGAGTAGATGCTTTAAGAGTTCATTATTGGAATAGAGTTACAGTTTGTGAAATATTAAACCACTGGTTATTTATTTTTTTAATGACGCTTAGAATAGTTGCGTTAGTATTTCTAGTTTATTACTTATTCATCTATGGATTTCAAGGGATTAAACCAGCTATATTAATAGTACTTTTATTAGCTTATTTAGATTCAGTTTATAGATTAAAGTACGTTCAAGATAAAACACTAATTGATTATATTATAAAGCTTCTAATAATACCAGAAATAATCTATGGATGGTTTCAAGCAATAATATTGGTTTTCAGTTATGTATTAAGTTTTTGCAATATAAAGCAAAGGTGGTGA
- a CDS encoding class D sortase: protein MYGPDIPKTGVPFLMLGVHSFYKVTLLMLLVVTLSIIIYRFLRLLVKEGKIKKISIFIITFLLMLLLFVLIKYENEAQINNKIERSEDILIEYKNTLNNIQNHKNLIKEDISNQHTSIENAQLTEKKIYPKTGEVIGVINIDQISLELPIIEDSNDKNLWLGASHIRGTPLYWEKGNSFLAAHRLRTYGKLFNRLHELNIGDEVTVSNPNDDFTYVVYDIEVISPDNKKCFTKNKGEYNLSLVTCTKNGKERLVVYCRRIRKQIKSNRASL from the coding sequence ATGTATGGACCTGACATTCCAAAAACAGGAGTCCCATTTTTAATGCTCGGAGTACATTCTTTTTATAAAGTAACTCTCCTAATGCTGTTAGTTGTAACACTATCAATAATAATATATAGATTTCTTCGATTATTAGTAAAGGAAGGAAAAATAAAAAAAATATCCATATTTATAATAACATTTTTATTAATGTTACTTTTATTTGTATTAATTAAATATGAAAATGAGGCTCAAATAAATAACAAAATTGAGCGGTCAGAAGATATTTTAATAGAATATAAAAATACATTGAATAATATTCAAAATCATAAAAACTTAATTAAAGAAGATATCTCTAATCAACATACATCTATAGAGAATGCCCAATTAACTGAAAAAAAGATTTATCCTAAAACAGGGGAAGTTATAGGAGTAATAAATATAGATCAAATTTCATTAGAATTACCAATAATAGAAGATTCAAATGATAAGAATCTCTGGCTAGGAGCAAGCCATATAAGAGGGACGCCACTTTATTGGGAAAAAGGAAACTCTTTTTTGGCAGCTCATAGGCTAAGAACATATGGTAAACTGTTTAATAGGCTTCACGAACTTAATATTGGTGATGAAGTTACAGTTTCTAACCCTAATGATGATTTTACTTATGTAGTTTATGATATAGAGGTGATTTCTCCTGATAATAAAAAATGTTTTACAAAAAATAAAGGAGAATACAATCTATCATTAGTAACATGCACAAAGAATGGAAAAGAAAGGTTAGTGGTCTACTGTCGAAGAATTAGAAAGCAAATTAAATCAAATAGAGCTTCCTTATAG
- a CDS encoding ATP-binding protein: protein MNEQIIKEILRNYELKLDRKKYEQNKRIQEVYSLVPRIKEINKEITSLGILTSKEILKNSANLENELEELKLKTKKLKQEKAILMTENNIPINYTDIEYDCEKCKDTGYTENGQKCSCFKQALISIAYKMSNLEHILSKENFQTFNIDLFSDEIYEDEQLTPKENMKFVANVCEGFVINFDVDNEENLLFYGTTGLGKTFMCNCIAKSLLDKGKIVLYQTAFKILDIIRTYKFKDNAKDNSYQLAYNLLFNADLLIIDDLGTELTTAFTNTEIFNILNSRLITGKKTIISTNHHPRELSQMYSDRFFSRIFGKFIELKFYGNDLRWEE, encoded by the coding sequence ATGAATGAACAAATTATAAAAGAAATATTAAGAAATTATGAATTAAAATTGGATAGAAAAAAATATGAGCAAAACAAAAGAATTCAAGAGGTTTATTCACTAGTACCTAGAATTAAAGAAATAAATAAAGAAATTACTTCACTAGGTATATTAACATCAAAGGAAATTCTAAAAAACTCAGCTAATCTTGAAAATGAACTAGAAGAATTAAAATTAAAAACTAAAAAATTAAAACAAGAAAAAGCTATACTAATGACAGAAAACAATATTCCAATTAACTATACAGATATAGAATATGATTGTGAAAAATGTAAGGATACAGGATATACCGAAAACGGCCAAAAGTGTAGCTGCTTTAAACAAGCACTTATTAGTATTGCTTATAAGATGTCTAATTTAGAGCATATACTTTCTAAAGAAAATTTTCAAACCTTTAATATTGATTTGTTTTCTGATGAAATTTATGAAGATGAACAACTTACTCCAAAAGAAAATATGAAATTCGTAGCAAATGTATGTGAAGGCTTTGTTATTAATTTTGATGTAGACAATGAAGAGAATTTACTTTTTTATGGTACTACAGGCTTAGGTAAAACATTTATGTGTAATTGTATAGCTAAAAGCTTACTTGATAAGGGTAAAATAGTCTTATATCAAACTGCATTTAAAATTTTAGATATTATTAGAACATATAAGTTTAAAGATAATGCCAAAGACAATTCATATCAACTAGCTTATAATTTATTATTTAATGCTGATTTATTAATTATAGATGATTTAGGCACTGAATTAACTACAGCTTTTACTAATACTGAAATTTTCAATATATTAAATTCTAGATTAATTACTGGTAAAAAAACTATTATATCTACTAACCATCATCCTAGAGAACTTTCTCAAATGTATTCTGATAGATTCTTTTCAAGAATATTTGGTAAATTTATTGAGCTAAAATTTTATGGTAACGATTTAAGATGGGAAGAATAG
- a CDS encoding DnaD domain-containing protein, with protein sequence MNFFLGTTEIDLGNTTVENIFIDDFMPMANGTDVKVYLLGFKYANNKDNNIIVSNQTIAKNLRTSLDDVLKAWDFWEEKGIIKKHYTADSNDNNYTVEFVNLKQLYIDKIIKPAQTDTSKTNYTCTPSDIVELKNSPAVNNMFNNITDIIGRTLVPNEYKKILEWIYNYNMSTDIIVKAFEFAKEKRNIKSLNYVQGILKNWYDLKLTTIDNLNAYLESNDTRYKLYNQIKEAIGFKGNFSTPIKNLINKWVDEWNFSLDVILIACNETLKIAEPNFRYLDGILTKWHKTNLKTVEAVENNQKQFNEKRTTKQNKQSSPNSNIKKDMFKTKFHNFKHTTTKYSDKELEEKLNKNLQKKLQQKGLNNLYKNNV encoded by the coding sequence TTGAATTTCTTTTTAGGTACAACTGAAATAGATTTAGGAAATACTACAGTTGAAAATATATTCATAGACGATTTTATGCCAATGGCAAATGGCACTGATGTTAAAGTTTATTTACTTGGCTTTAAATATGCAAACAATAAGGATAACAATATAATAGTATCTAATCAAACAATTGCAAAAAATTTAAGAACTAGTTTGGATGATGTATTAAAAGCTTGGGACTTTTGGGAAGAAAAGGGTATAATAAAAAAACACTATACTGCTGACTCTAATGATAATAATTATACTGTTGAGTTTGTTAACTTAAAACAATTATATATAGACAAGATTATAAAGCCTGCTCAAACTGATACTTCTAAAACAAATTATACTTGTACTCCATCAGATATAGTAGAATTAAAAAATTCACCCGCTGTAAATAATATGTTTAATAATATAACGGATATAATAGGACGTACATTAGTACCTAATGAATATAAAAAAATATTAGAATGGATATATAATTATAATATGAGTACTGATATAATTGTAAAAGCATTTGAATTTGCTAAGGAAAAAAGGAATATAAAAAGTTTAAATTATGTGCAAGGCATTCTTAAAAATTGGTATGATTTAAAACTTACAACTATAGATAACTTAAATGCCTATTTAGAATCAAATGACACTAGATATAAGTTATACAATCAAATAAAAGAGGCTATTGGCTTTAAAGGTAATTTTTCAACTCCTATTAAAAACCTTATTAACAAATGGGTTGATGAATGGAATTTCAGCTTAGATGTTATATTGATAGCATGTAATGAAACTCTTAAAATTGCAGAACCAAATTTTAGATATTTAGATGGTATACTAACTAAATGGCATAAAACCAATTTAAAAACAGTTGAAGCTGTTGAAAATAACCAAAAACAATTTAATGAAAAAAGAACTACTAAACAGAATAAACAAAGCTCTCCTAATTCAAATATTAAAAAAGATATGTTTAAAACAAAGTTTCATAATTTTAAACATACAACTACAAAATATTCTGACAAAGAGCTTGAAGAAAAGCTAAATAAAAATTTACAAAAAAAACTTCAACAAAAAGGTCTAAACAACTTATACAAAAATAATGTATAA
- a CDS encoding S8 family peptidase, with the protein MFKNRPSKLDSVVSTKIKSKSKGKLPVIIRFKDNDLNSVSNMILNMSGKIKHSLPIVNSIACSMNLDTIENLSKNPNIEYIYYDAKVFALMDIARASVDSQYAHNLGYTGEGITVAVIDTGVSPHMDLVKPQNRIVGFKDYINNKTKPYDDNGHGTHVAGIIAGNGYSSRGRYAGIAHKANILGIKALDENGSGTTSDILSSIQYVIDTKNVYNTKVLNLSLGTPTNNSYKKDPLSLAAAQAVRAGITVVVAAGNSGPSKKTILSPANTPSVISVGAVDDNKTKEINDDFIASFSSRGPTNDGLNKPDVVAPGVDISSLSSKNTSSYVSLSGTSMASPSVAGACALLYQKEGHLSPQKVKNMLKYSCISLKDSRNNQGTGLINLKNLFNKDSSTVPDIDYSYSRKDDKIVIEITLIVILLFLILSCCCCNRYY; encoded by the coding sequence ATGTTCAAAAATAGACCATCTAAGTTGGACTCAGTAGTAAGTACAAAAATTAAATCTAAATCAAAAGGGAAACTACCTGTAATTATTAGATTTAAAGATAATGACCTTAACAGTGTTAGCAATATGATACTAAACATGTCTGGTAAGATAAAACATAGTCTTCCTATTGTTAATTCAATAGCTTGTAGTATGAATTTAGATACTATTGAAAATTTATCAAAAAATCCTAATATAGAGTATATATATTATGATGCTAAAGTTTTTGCACTTATGGATATTGCTAGAGCATCTGTAGATAGCCAATATGCTCATAATTTAGGTTATACCGGAGAAGGTATCACTGTTGCCGTAATAGATACAGGAGTTTCACCTCATATGGACCTTGTTAAACCCCAAAATAGGATTGTTGGTTTTAAAGATTATATAAACAATAAAACAAAACCATATGACGACAATGGTCATGGTACTCATGTTGCTGGTATTATAGCTGGTAACGGCTATTCTTCAAGAGGGAGATACGCAGGTATTGCTCATAAAGCAAATATACTTGGTATAAAAGCACTTGATGAAAATGGAAGCGGAACTACATCAGATATCTTAAGTTCAATACAATATGTCATTGATACAAAAAATGTATATAATACAAAAGTCTTAAATCTTTCGTTAGGAACACCTACTAACAACTCATATAAAAAAGATCCTCTATCCTTAGCTGCCGCTCAAGCGGTTAGAGCTGGAATAACTGTTGTAGTAGCAGCTGGCAACAGTGGTCCTTCAAAAAAAACTATATTATCCCCCGCTAATACTCCATCAGTAATAAGTGTTGGTGCTGTAGATGATAATAAGACTAAAGAAATTAATGATGATTTTATTGCTTCATTTTCCAGTAGAGGTCCAACAAATGATGGCTTAAATAAACCTGATGTTGTAGCTCCTGGTGTTGATATATCGTCATTATCTAGTAAAAACACTTCCTCTTATGTATCTCTAAGTGGTACATCTATGGCTTCACCATCTGTTGCTGGAGCATGTGCCTTACTATATCAAAAGGAAGGCCATTTATCTCCTCAGAAGGTTAAAAATATGTTAAAATACTCATGTATATCATTAAAAGATTCACGGAATAATCAAGGAACTGGGTTAATAAACTTAAAGAATCTATTTAATAAAGATTCGTCAACTGTTCCGGACATTGATTATTCATATTCTAGAAAAGACGATAAAATTGTAATAGAAATAACACTAATAGTTATTTTACTATTCCTAATATTAAGTTGTTGCTGTTGTAATAGATATTATTAA
- a CDS encoding response regulator, translating to MYKEVKRVSKKILVVDDEKPIADILRFNLEKEGYDVSLAYDGDEAVKKAFMYEPDLMLLDVMLPNKDGFQVLKEIRQKLNTPILMLTAKEEEVDKILGLELGADDYITKPFSMRELLARVKANIRRGELTIPSTNKDIIVSGDLVIDLNKYEVLKREKVVELTLREFELLKFLCMRTEQVFSREQLLEEVWGYEYYGDIRTVDVTVRRLRQKIEDNSSNAKYIITKRGVGYYFRRN from the coding sequence ATGTATAAAGAGGTGAAAAGAGTGAGTAAAAAGATTTTAGTTGTTGATGATGAGAAGCCAATAGCGGATATTTTGAGATTTAATCTAGAAAAAGAGGGTTATGATGTTAGCTTGGCTTATGATGGAGATGAGGCTGTAAAAAAGGCTTTTATGTATGAACCTGATTTGATGTTGTTAGATGTTATGCTGCCTAATAAGGATGGTTTTCAGGTTTTAAAAGAAATAAGACAGAAGCTAAATACTCCAATACTAATGCTTACTGCAAAAGAGGAAGAAGTAGATAAAATATTAGGTTTAGAATTAGGTGCTGATGATTATATAACAAAACCTTTTAGTATGAGAGAATTGTTGGCAAGAGTAAAAGCTAATATAAGAAGAGGAGAATTAACCATACCATCTACTAATAAGGATATTATTGTTTCGGGTGATTTAGTAATTGATTTAAACAAGTATGAAGTATTGAAAAGAGAAAAAGTTGTTGAATTGACATTAAGAGAATTTGAATTATTAAAATTCTTATGTATGAGGACAGAGCAAGTTTTTTCTAGAGAACAGTTATTAGAAGAAGTTTGGGGATATGAATACTATGGAGATATCAGAACTGTAGATGTAACAGTAAGAAGACTAAGACAAAAAATAGAAGATAATTCAAGCAATGCTAAATATATAATTACAAAGCGAGGAGTAGGGTACTATTTTAGGAGGAACTAA
- a CDS encoding M23 family metallopeptidase — protein MKIINFKWLLSELIVIFIIVTTVLSFKYIKEKHVPLSIITNVYDIKADNMLETSRFDKKNICTKEEINDLLIEEILMQKKIKELIQEQKEIKNIEVLLEKNEEKFIIPTNGQLTSRYGPRQGSFHTGIDLASRVGTPIKASATGIVVFAGYKGSYGYMVEICHSDGYNTRYAHCSKLYVKVGEKVYKNKKIGAVGNTGRSTGPHVHFEILKYGKHQNPLQYIE, from the coding sequence ATGAAAATAATAAATTTCAAATGGTTATTATCAGAGTTAATAGTTATTTTTATTATAGTAACTACTGTGTTGTCCTTTAAATATATAAAAGAAAAGCATGTACCATTGAGCATTATAACAAATGTATATGATATAAAAGCAGACAATATGTTAGAAACATCACGATTTGATAAAAAAAATATTTGTACAAAAGAAGAAATAAATGATTTGTTAATAGAAGAAATTTTAATGCAAAAGAAAATTAAGGAACTAATACAGGAACAAAAAGAAATAAAAAATATTGAAGTATTATTAGAAAAAAACGAGGAAAAGTTTATAATACCAACTAATGGACAACTTACTTCCAGGTATGGTCCAAGGCAAGGATCTTTTCATACAGGTATAGACTTAGCTTCTAGGGTAGGAACTCCAATTAAAGCTTCAGCTACTGGAATAGTTGTATTTGCTGGATATAAAGGAAGTTATGGCTATATGGTTGAAATATGCCATAGTGATGGTTATAATACTAGATATGCACATTGCAGCAAACTTTATGTTAAAGTTGGTGAAAAGGTTTATAAAAATAAAAAAATAGGAGCTGTTGGGAATACTGGTAGAAGTACAGGACCACATGTTCATTTTGAAATATTAAAGTATGGAAAACATCAAAATCCATTGCAATATATTGAATAG
- a CDS encoding aminoacyl-histidine dipeptidase has translation MDNKEALKALEPKEVFNYFYEISNIPRGSGNEKQISDYLMKFAEKHNLEARQDKALNVVIKKDGTKGYKHLPAVILQGHMDMVCEKNESYIHDFLRDPIKLKLEGEYLTAEGTTLGADNGIAVAYCLAILAAKDIPHPPLEVIITSEEEIGLKGAAKLKTFDIEGKYLINIDAEDEGVFFSSCAGGARTIIDLPIHWEIEPEEYDKYSLMITGLKGGHSGGEINKNRGNSNKLIGRILNQLKKTCDIKLAYISGGLKENAIPREAKAKLLVNKKNNILFKKQIDQISTAIKNELALSDPNFNIDVEISNDSEKRMFSDETTDNVISILMNIPYGVQTMSMDIEGLVESSTNIGVVQVDKDSIKFKSATRSSVGSLKQYILEQIETLAKSNNAKFELVSSYPEWKYNRHSKLRELFIKVYKEEYNKKPEIAAIHAGLECGLLSEKLENVDMIAIGPNMHDVHTPDERLNIKSTKRTWEFILQILKEIKQI, from the coding sequence ATGGACAATAAGGAAGCTTTAAAAGCATTAGAACCAAAAGAGGTTTTCAATTACTTCTATGAAATATCAAATATACCGAGGGGATCAGGAAACGAAAAACAAATCAGTGATTACTTAATGAAATTTGCAGAAAAACATAATCTAGAAGCTAGACAAGATAAAGCTTTGAACGTAGTAATAAAAAAAGATGGAACTAAGGGGTATAAACATTTACCTGCTGTTATTTTGCAAGGACATATGGATATGGTATGTGAAAAAAACGAATCATATATTCATGATTTCTTAAGAGATCCAATTAAATTAAAGCTAGAGGGTGAATATCTAACAGCAGAAGGAACAACACTAGGGGCAGATAATGGCATAGCAGTGGCATATTGTTTAGCTATATTAGCTGCAAAAGATATTCCACATCCACCATTGGAAGTAATAATAACTTCTGAGGAAGAAATTGGATTAAAGGGTGCGGCTAAATTAAAAACGTTTGATATTGAAGGAAAGTATTTAATAAATATTGATGCTGAGGATGAAGGTGTATTTTTTTCAAGTTGTGCAGGAGGAGCAAGAACTATAATAGATTTACCAATACATTGGGAAATAGAGCCTGAAGAATACGATAAATATTCTTTAATGATTACAGGATTAAAAGGTGGACACTCAGGAGGCGAAATAAACAAAAATAGAGGTAATTCTAATAAATTAATAGGACGTATTTTAAATCAGTTAAAGAAAACATGTGATATTAAATTAGCATATATAAGTGGTGGATTAAAAGAAAATGCAATACCTAGAGAAGCAAAGGCTAAATTGTTAGTAAACAAAAAAAATAATATATTGTTTAAAAAACAAATAGATCAGATATCAACTGCTATAAAAAATGAATTGGCTTTGTCAGATCCGAACTTTAACATAGACGTAGAAATATCAAATGATAGTGAAAAAAGAATGTTTTCGGATGAAACAACAGACAATGTTATTAGTATATTGATGAATATTCCTTATGGAGTACAGACTATGAGTATGGATATAGAAGGATTAGTTGAAAGCTCAACAAATATTGGTGTAGTACAGGTTGATAAAGATTCAATAAAATTTAAAAGTGCTACTAGAAGTTCAGTAGGAAGTTTAAAACAGTATATATTAGAGCAAATAGAAACATTAGCTAAAAGTAATAATGCTAAATTTGAGCTTGTATCTTCATATCCAGAGTGGAAATATAATAGGCATTCAAAGCTTAGGGAGTTATTTATAAAAGTATATAAAGAAGAATATAATAAAAAACCTGAAATAGCAGCAATACATGCAGGTTTAGAATGTGGATTACTAAGTGAAAAGTTAGAAAATGTAGATATGATTGCTATAGGACCAAATATGCATGACGTACATACTCCAGATGAAAGATTAAATATCAAGTCAACAAAAAGGACATGGGAATTTATATTACAGATTTTAAAGGAAATAAAACAAATATAA
- a CDS encoding M23 family metallopeptidase — protein sequence MNIDYSRVADRLKKLINRKTCLKLSIFLMIGILCGTTIRVLNDKREYDTRKELETRAFNVIFGNKEIGIVRKQETVVKLLEDIQDSINKDYNCDTVIKQKLEFKNTHVESNELTSVSKLKKSILSTLSFNVHAYAIKVNGNNIGLLKTKEEANNILNNIKEPYIERIEAENGKLEEINLLEKIEIVEQEQPLANIIDYEELLNYIRKGTTEEKTHTVKEGESLWSISKKYNISVSDLEKANPQFVNGYLHIDDKLSLIVPKPFITVVTKEQKTFLEKIGFETEYEETSSLYKDETRVKRRGIYGEKEVVALVEKQNGVEMGKDVISETITANPKPQLVVRGTKEIPPLKGTGIFKRPTSGRLTSRYGPRWGSFHKGIDLASRTGTPIKAADGGVVTFAGYKGTYGYMVEISHGGGYKTRYAHCSKIYVKKGDKVYKDKTIAAVGNTGRSTGPHVHFEVLKYDKNQDPLKYINKKYR from the coding sequence ATGAATATTGATTATTCAAGAGTGGCTGATAGGTTGAAAAAACTTATTAACAGAAAAACTTGTTTGAAGCTCTCAATTTTTTTAATGATTGGAATACTGTGTGGTACTACGATTAGAGTACTGAATGATAAAAGAGAATATGACACCAGAAAAGAGCTAGAAACAAGAGCATTTAATGTAATCTTTGGGAATAAAGAAATAGGTATAGTAAGGAAACAGGAGACTGTAGTTAAATTATTAGAAGATATTCAAGATAGTATTAATAAAGACTATAATTGTGATACAGTTATTAAACAAAAATTAGAGTTTAAAAATACACACGTTGAAAGTAACGAATTAACATCAGTATCTAAATTAAAAAAATCGATACTGTCGACACTATCTTTTAATGTACATGCTTATGCGATAAAAGTTAATGGAAATAATATCGGTTTGCTAAAAACAAAGGAAGAAGCAAATAATATACTAAATAATATAAAAGAGCCATATATAGAAAGAATAGAAGCTGAAAATGGAAAACTAGAAGAAATAAACTTATTAGAAAAGATTGAGATTGTAGAACAAGAGCAACCATTAGCAAATATAATTGACTATGAAGAGCTTTTAAATTACATAAGAAAAGGAACTACTGAGGAAAAAACACATACAGTAAAAGAAGGAGAAAGCTTGTGGAGTATTTCTAAAAAATACAACATATCAGTTTCAGACTTAGAAAAAGCAAATCCTCAATTTGTTAATGGATACCTGCATATAGATGATAAATTAAGCCTAATAGTACCAAAACCATTCATTACAGTTGTAACTAAAGAACAGAAGACATTTTTAGAAAAAATAGGCTTTGAAACAGAATATGAAGAAACTTCTAGTTTATATAAGGATGAAACGCGTGTAAAAAGACGGGGTATATATGGTGAAAAAGAAGTAGTTGCACTAGTAGAAAAACAAAATGGTGTAGAAATGGGAAAAGATGTTATAAGCGAAACTATTACAGCTAATCCGAAACCACAATTAGTAGTTAGAGGAACTAAGGAAATACCGCCGTTAAAAGGTACTGGAATTTTTAAAAGACCAACAAGTGGAAGATTGACTTCTAGATATGGTCCAAGATGGGGTTCGTTTCATAAGGGTATAGACTTAGCTTCAAGGACAGGCACGCCTATTAAAGCGGCAGATGGAGGAGTTGTTACATTTGCAGGCTATAAAGGAACTTATGGGTATATGGTTGAAATAAGCCATGGTGGAGGCTATAAAACTAGGTATGCGCATTGTAGCAAAATTTATGTTAAAAAGGGAGATAAAGTATACAAAGATAAGACCATTGCAGCCGTAGGGAATACAGGTAGAAGTACGGGACCTCATGTTCATTTTGAAGTCTTAAAATATGATAAAAATCAAGATCCGTTAAAGTATATTAATAAAAAATATAGATAA